From the Actinomyces sp. zg-332 genome, the window TACCGACTGAGCTATCGAGGCATCGCATAGATTACCAATACGAAAAAACAAAACTGTGGCGAGTGAGGGATTCGAACCCCCGAAGCGTTCCGCAGCTGATTTACAGTCAGCCCCCTTTGGCCACTCGGGAAACTCGCCAATAATTCAACAAAACAAGAGTATATATCAAACGGGGCAATCTAGCAAATAGTAAATAAATAAATTTTAGAAAAAACTATGAAATTTTTAGCAAAATTACCTGAAAACGCTTTTATTTCAGTCTTTACAATATTTTTATTTAAAAGCAATTAAATCGTTTTAAATTTGTAGCTTAATCAAATATCACAAACATCGTACCAGTAAAATTGAAACTATGTTCATTACCACATATTAAGATAGTCTTATTTGAATACTATATTAAATATTTACTTGTAACTAATAGAACAACTCGCGCTATAAAAACTCATTAAACCTTATATTAAGAAGTATTCCAAAAACTTTGAGAATCTTATCGTTATTACTGCTCATAATATTTACGATTCCTAACTTAGTCATATTAAAATGAAAAAGAAGCTCAAGAATCAGTGTAAAATGTTATGTAAAACTTTACGATAGTACACCTGAACGCAAAACTGATAAGCTGACAGAAAATTTATTTCCTGAAAAAGTTACTTATATAAAAGTGTAACCCCAAATAATGGGCTACATTGAACTATTTATACGAAATATTACAAGATGACTAAGTATAAAGTAACTTGGGTAAAAGAAATACAAATCCAAGAGAACAATACAGTTGAAACTACAATGTTACTAACAACAAACAATTTTCAAGAAAACCATAGAGCTTTGCGCAACTCTAAGTCCCCAAAAAGCTAAAGAGAAAAGCACTTATAAGTTAGAAAGCTTCAAAAAAAGGGACGGTACAATGTAGTTTTCCTAACCACCTCTAATATTGGAAAGGATTAATATAAAAATGGCTATGACACAATCAGAAAGAATTAAAAAATATCTAGCAAATACCCTAGAGGCAATAGAAAATAAAAAATGCAGTGTCCTTAAAAGCAAGGCTAAGAATTTTATAACTCAACACCCTACTTTAGAAGAGTTAGAAGTATTTAGAACTCATACCGCTAGCCGTGAGAAAGAGTTGAAAGAGGAATAATAACACCATCTTCATTCATCTTGCCACTACTTTTGCTCCCCTACAACAAACATTCAATTTTTAAGACTAAAACTACCAAATGACATATAAACCCCTAATATTCACTACTACACTTACAACAAACTAAGCAAAAATCAATGCTTACAAATCTAAAATTACGCACCTAGAGAAATTATCCACAATATTAAATAAAACAAATACATAACTGTAAGTAAGCACTATAATGTTATATAGAAATATACGTAAACACTTATTAGGAATAGAGTATAAAATGGCAGATTCATCTTTCGACATCGTTTCTAAATTGGATAGGCAAGAAGTGGACAACGCTGTAAACCAAACAGCCAAAGAAATTTCTCAACGTTACGATTTTAAAAACGTTAACGCAGATATAGAACTCACAAAAGACGCCGTCATTATGCAGGCTAATGCTCCTCAAAGAGTCATGGCTATCCTTGACGTTCTACAAACAAAACTACTCCGTCGAGGTCTTTCTTTAAAAGTCTTAGATACTAAAGATCGTGAACCAAAAGCTTCAGGTAAGGACTATAAACTAGTTGCTCCTCTAAGAGAGGGACTTAACCAAGATATTGCAAAACAAATCACAAAAATTATTCGCGAAAAAGGACCTAAAGGCGTAAAAACACAAATTCAGGGCGAAGAAGTAAGAGTTAGTTCAAAGTCTAGAGATGATTTACAGGCTGTAATAGCACTTTTGAAAGAATCAGATGTAGATGCAGCTCTACAATTCGTAAACTACAGGTAATTCTCATTCAACACAGGGGGAAAGTATGCATTCGCACAATAACGGGTTGAAAACAGTCATATTGCTATCAAGTATGTTCGCAATACTAGCCTTAATAGGTAGTGGATTATCTATAGCTTTCAATCATATAGGCTTCATGTTTTTCTTCATGATGTTTGGATTATGGTTTATATTCTATTCATACTGGAATAGTGACAAAATTGCTATAAGGTCAATGAATGCATACCCTGTGAATGAGCAACAACAACCACAAATGCACAAGATTGTTGCTGAATTGAGTCAAAAAGCTGGAAAACCTATGCCACGACTATATGTAGCTCCTACAAATTCCCCTAATGCTTTTGCTACTGGTAGGAATCCGAACCATGCAGCTGTGTGCTGTACTCACGGAATACTTGCAATACTCAATGAACGTGAGCTAAGAGCCGTATTAGCTCACGAATTAATGCACGTATACAATAGAGACATTTTGACAAGCTCGATTGCAGCTGGAATAGGTAGCTTAATAACTTCTCTAGCACATTTGGCTTTCTTTGCCGGAGGCAGAGGATCTGATAATAGGGGAAATATTTTTTCTTCTATACTCTTAGCACTGCTGGCTCCTGTCGCTTCTACGATGCTGCAACTCGCTATTTCTCGTACAAGGGAGTATGACGCTGATGAAGATGGTGCGCACTTGTGTGAAGATCCGTTAGCTTTGGCTTCTGCTTTGAAAAAACTAGAGTCGGGCATACAACTTGCTCCTTTGCCTGAAACACCTAAAACAGAGCAAGTTTCACACATGATGATTGCTAACCCTTTCGGTAGTTTAAATGCTAAGAATTTCTTTTCCACACATCCACCTACTGAGGAAAGAATAAAAAGATTAGAGGAAATAGCTGGATACTAAGCACGACTTGTATATCTTTAAAAGAGCATTGCATAGAAAGCTTCATCAATCGTAGTTGCATAAAAAGGTATAATTTATTTTTATTACACGAAGCTTATAGTAACGAATCTAAAACTCAAATCTAGTTATCTTCCACTTAGCTTTATGTATCGTTGAAACTTTTATTTTGGGCAAATATCCTTGCAAAAATAGAACAAACTTCATATAAATAAAAATAGTGATTCACAAAATACTATAACTATGTCCCAAAGTAACAGTTTAAAATGACCAGTATATCTATGCGTAAAATCAAACAGACTTTATTGTTTTACAACAAGTTACTACCCATTACTTAGAAGAGTTTTTCACACGTAAAGACTTTAAATACTCTTTCCACTCAGGCCTACATTTATAACTTTCTATTGTTTTCTGAATAGTTTTATTATGTATCCAAGTAGGTAGTAACTTCTGTTCTAAAATAAATATAGCTTTATCATAATGTCTTACTAACACCATACTTAAATACCAAGCAATCCCCATTTTAGTGTAATATTTTTCACTAACTTCACGCTTAGATATTTGAAGAATTAGGTCCAAGTGCGAAATACTAAAGTCATTATCAACAAAATTACACAGCAAAGCAAAACAAGCAAATCTCACTACATATTCTTCATTAGAAAACGCCCACTCAGTGATTCTTCCATAAAGTTTTTCTAAAGTATCCTGTTTTTTCTTCAAAACTTTAGGATTCAAAGCATCGTTCACAGCCCAATTATCAATATACGGCAAAAATTCTTCCACATATTCAAAGATATCGTTAGGATTTTTCAAAATACTTATAACACAAGAATGTAAAATATTTTCCTCATAGTAAGTATGTGGCAAATCCCTAAGGAAACCTTTGCATGACTGTTCATCTTTAGCTATTTCCTTAGCCAATAAACGAATATTCGGCATGCGAACACCTATGATAGTTTCTTTAGATATATTTGGAATATGCTTACTCGTAAAATCCTTGTAGCCTAAATCTTGGTAAGACAATAAGCGCTCTTGTATATCTTTTGGGCTTTTCATATTTATTCCTATACGTATCCACTTTGAAAAATCTGGGAACAACGGCGTTCAGAGATAAAAGAAAGACGCATATTCAACAGTGTCAAAAATGCGTCTTACAATCCCTATATAAGTGGAGGTATTTCCTCTTCATCTCTTGAAATAGCAGTCATTGCTTCACGTGAAACAACTTTTATACGCTCACGTTCTACGCCATGTTCACTCGTATACTTATCCCCTAGTTCACGTTCATAGGCATCAAGCAGTTCCCAACCATGCCAAGTGGTATATTTAACGCCTCTGCCATCTAACAAAGTAGTTATAACATCAGCACCTACCTCGCCACTAGCTTGAAGATAACCAGCATTATAATCTTCAACAAGATTAGCGATAGTTTGTTGCGCATCAGATTTAGTAGAGCCGATGAGACCAACTGGTCCTCGTTTTACCCAACCAGTAGCAAATACTCGTTGTACGCGTTCTCCTTCGAGAGTAAATACACGTCCCTCTTCATTAGGAATAACACCTTTTTCGTTATCAAAAGGAACTCCTGCAATTGGTGAAGAAAAATAACCAATAGCTCTATACACTGCTTGTACTGGAGTATCAATATATTCACCAGTGCCACTTACACTACCATCACCGTTTAACTTCATACGTTCAGTACGGATTCCTTCAACGTGATCTGTACCTAAAATTTCAACTGGAGAGTGGAATAGATGAATATGTATGCGTCGTGAGGCTGTAAAAGATTCAGGGTCTCTCAAAGTCCAATCAGTCAAAGTTTTGACAAGTTGCTTAGTCTGATTCGAAGAGCGAATGGCTTGTTCACTGCCTTCATCAAAGTCAAAGTCTTCCTCATAAACTATTACATCAACATCTGGTACTTGTCCCAGTTCGCGTAGCTCTAGAGGAGTAAATTTGACTTGTGCCGGACCTCTACGACCAAAAATATGTACATCTGTAACAGGGTTTTCAGCCAACCCCTCAGCAACATTTGCTGGAATTTCTGTAACCAAAATATCTTTCAAATGCTTAGCTAAAACACGAGAAATATCCAAAGCCACATTTCCAACACCTATAACAGCAACTTCCTTAGCTTGCAAAGGCCAAGTGCGAGGATAATCTGGATGACCATCGTACCAGTACACAAAGTCAGCAGCACCATAAGATTCTGGTAAATCAATGCCTGGAATATCC encodes:
- a CDS encoding YajQ family cyclic di-GMP-binding protein is translated as MADSSFDIVSKLDRQEVDNAVNQTAKEISQRYDFKNVNADIELTKDAVIMQANAPQRVMAILDVLQTKLLRRGLSLKVLDTKDREPKASGKDYKLVAPLREGLNQDIAKQITKIIREKGPKGVKTQIQGEEVRVSSKSRDDLQAVIALLKESDVDAALQFVNYR
- the htpX gene encoding zinc metalloprotease HtpX: MHSHNNGLKTVILLSSMFAILALIGSGLSIAFNHIGFMFFFMMFGLWFIFYSYWNSDKIAIRSMNAYPVNEQQQPQMHKIVAELSQKAGKPMPRLYVAPTNSPNAFATGRNPNHAAVCCTHGILAILNERELRAVLAHELMHVYNRDILTSSIAAGIGSLITSLAHLAFFAGGRGSDNRGNIFSSILLALLAPVASTMLQLAISRTREYDADEDGAHLCEDPLALASALKKLESGIQLAPLPETPKTEQVSHMMIANPFGSLNAKNFFSTHPPTEERIKRLEEIAGY
- a CDS encoding DNA alkylation repair protein, with the translated sequence MKSPKDIQERLLSYQDLGYKDFTSKHIPNISKETIIGVRMPNIRLLAKEIAKDEQSCKGFLRDLPHTYYEENILHSCVISILKNPNDIFEYVEEFLPYIDNWAVNDALNPKVLKKKQDTLEKLYGRITEWAFSNEEYVVRFACFALLCNFVDNDFSISHLDLILQISKREVSEKYYTKMGIAWYLSMVLVRHYDKAIFILEQKLLPTWIHNKTIQKTIESYKCRPEWKEYLKSLRVKNSSK
- a CDS encoding FAD-dependent oxidoreductase translates to MNRKLHVAVVGAGPAGIYACDILSKSGLEVEIDLFEKLPAPYGLVRYGVAPDHPRIKQIINALYKILERGDIRLLGNVDIGKDVTADELLEHYDAVIYATGSDKDAPLDIPGIDLPESYGAADFVYWYDGHPDYPRTWPLQAKEVAVIGVGNVALDISRVLAKHLKDILVTEIPANVAEGLAENPVTDVHIFGRRGPAQVKFTPLELRELGQVPDVDVIVYEEDFDFDEGSEQAIRSSNQTKQLVKTLTDWTLRDPESFTASRRIHIHLFHSPVEILGTDHVEGIRTERMKLNGDGSVSGTGEYIDTPVQAVYRAIGYFSSPIAGVPFDNEKGVIPNEEGRVFTLEGERVQRVFATGWVKRGPVGLIGSTKSDAQQTIANLVEDYNAGYLQASGEVGADVITTLLDGRGVKYTTWHGWELLDAYERELGDKYTSEHGVERERIKVVSREAMTAISRDEEEIPPLI